A section of the Nitrospirota bacterium genome encodes:
- a CDS encoding ribbon-helix-helix protein, CopG family, translated as MRTTVTIRLDRALDRMLDKFCRRSKRKRSEVVRDALRRQLSLMTFEPLRHKAMPFAEARGFLTDKDVFKTVS; from the coding sequence ATGAGAACCACGGTCACGATTCGACTTGATCGAGCGCTTGATCGGATGCTCGACAAGTTCTGCCGTCGCTCCAAACGAAAGCGAAGCGAGGTCGTGCGAGATGCGCTTCGCCGGCAGCTCTCATTGATGACGTTTGAGCCGCTTCGCCACAAGGCCATGCCCTTTGCGGAAGCGCGAGGCTTTCTCACGGACAAGGACGTTTTCAAAACCGTCTCGTGA